In Sander lucioperca isolate FBNREF2018 chromosome 12, SLUC_FBN_1.2, whole genome shotgun sequence, one DNA window encodes the following:
- the sycp2 gene encoding synaptonemal complex protein 2 isoform X1: MAPGQDTELDKVIDEVLKSGDVQALDVFLQRDIYEEAPIKCSQQFLTKLDKLVRRSLDQKDFKSASLGLAILYKCGKQLKLPGGCQGLSGIIAQGLLKKMVHWFEKCRQLWIHCGPQWNETLFNLSEDFFDALMVVHEACKEGTYKITESFLYPVGQLAVDPRIYILIQKEAIRKFNLILDKIPVELKKERKILTSQEASDIMIKLAGRILKGGDYDLQTALMEALCRMATPDQRKELADRWFSMEHVASAFVKICDSEFETDCRKFLNLVNGMQGDRRRVYSYPCLEAYLDKHELLMPADEKLEEFWIDFNLDSHSISFYFSLSDEEAQEGQWETICINENEVQSYTVTEEGKRKVVQLKLSDVVVVGAVEGSSLTIHFSSSLDILQAAHTVFGHSKNKGFVGKTGTSVVKTTVKIIMEDNSSQVVPESQMSIGESEKITAPYHLPAPSAPLQMITPTRMRMSESTTFISSSGGGSVHGASSVSAVMSSNTSAKRKGKPSLEMVRSCDRQGEFYLGELRTTAKSCSSVTTPNSTTAGGMTEQSATSLQSTAPKLSNKNKVGKHNKSIPVAKAVDVVLAGQGEEQSLEPSFLPDTQPRTGRNISLNWNKLSVSEMLMMPTQKMYSVPRPENRFSLAQQQERLSSAQTLSGPGSSSVSQKQLHTKLTQRLQQVLSERSRDPAQQEPPVPQIKMSDIREDSKGRSSADRCASILCPPEEQQAQRNGVAKGKRKHQMSLEADATPITAPAKASTTKALKKRVSANVKVETNRALSSKEKKDAEVAGSMVELISSRYKINTQSTAKDTAEGFPKSWIPPLFNRPIFNMSWLSTAKVSDHKGESGDVSLIKSYSQITTNSSRQRKDIFAFNIDEPLSVKGKNKAFTNTSAISSSDIHDSSALLSTTKKGQPVAKGKNKAFTNTSAISSSDIHDSSALLSTTEKGQPVAKGKRYVKKHLFSDTDYVTTDVSWLRESSRKPKPKVTTYSRQAPVKPKAVSPHTSYESPDLPPPSQKLVKGNAKPKKKKPGVQERVEQPNKTVKPAVAPSRPHAAGRRPRRSAATFKNYREPDTDDSQSESEKPPVPKANASPISYYFPNHLENAEKTHEAAQVTKKKAARKQPTKSYRKLDSSQSESESVSEQPTTSKKYFVGQQGKNEKTRLEVPEVKKRKNTSSEQSPDTYRRQDSNNQSDLKKPPGLKQQRPENVLPETSRKLNKKNVVPAQEQMNGLKDSWAACQTSFCLSPPLIERMRSAERSAQTFGLTCSPLLTPRGSPLPASLDPPCEDTPSPILLLPKPRSTVNSKGNFRACSFYSAEKKRNSTKTQSIQSVPSLPSLTPIGQTPAHGAVTGPRTTEISPIQQHLPSTPRSPLSLSARPLLTSTLLELDNPSMPSPPQSPFPEDTVNHGSHYSFSKVSSVSWLSLSQSSTKSSLLTRRVKDSPAALAVSHKTEKTPSSDRKPEQLLISGPSRKRHTSSSSSSEEDKKEERKKSKMRGQRSPRIKPRKLFKSFAEVSVEGEVSHVMSSSHTMSSSHWEAEVGDGDMDMDEDLELPENAVNPSNLCQQFSSELKKKFQNRFNMVEIYNKHSLKTVQQHVSSLSTQVTKYRTQRLEQVQKVLLEEIHKLEQDDTVLKSMEKDLTMYWKKQTVAFHSYQEQATTRNEDLKKALQSNVCHSLAYEERMFTSQMGLIRKDMKSVQDRLLSEMQEGEIQSVKRGLHALFFP, from the exons ATGGCACCGGGGCAGGACACTGAG TTGGATAAAGTCATTGACGAGGTGTTAAAGAGTGGGGATGTCCAAGCACTGGATGTTTTCTTGCAAAGGGACATATATGAAGAGGCCCCCATAAAATGTTCCCAACAGTTTCTCACCAAATTGGATAAACTTGTCAGGAGG AGTTTGGATCAAAAAGATTTCAAGTCAGCCAGTTTGGGTCTCGCTATCCTCTACAAGTGTGGGAAACAACTGAAACTACCTGGTGGTTGTCAAGGACTGTCAGGAATAATAGCTCAAGGCCTGCTCAAAAAG ATGGTGCATTGGTTTGAGAAATGCAGGCAACTGTGGATCCATTGTGGCCCGCAGTGGAATGAGACCTTGTTCAACCTCTCTGAGGACTTCTTTGATGCCTTAATG GTGGTTCATGAAGCATGCAAAGAGG GAACATACAAAATCACAGAGTCTTTCCTGTATCCCGTTGGTCAATTGGCAGTAGATCCCAGAATCTACATCCTGATCCAAAAAGAG GCAATCCGTAAATTTAACTTAATTCTGGACAAGATCCCAGTGGAGCtcaagaaagagaggaagatcCTAACATCACAGGAGGCCTCAGATATCAT GATCAAGCTGGCTGGTCGTATTTTGAAGGGCGGTG ATTACGACTTGCAGACAGCCCTGATGGAGGCATTGTGCAGAATGGCCACTCCTGACCAGAGGAAGGAGCTGGCAGACCGCTGGTTCAGCATGGAGCATGTGGCCAGTGCCTTTGTCAAGATCTGTGATTCTGAGTTTGAGACG GATTGTCGGAAGTTTCTGAACTTGGTGAATGGGATGCAGGGAGACAGGAGAAG AGTGTATTCCTATCCTTGTTTGGAGGCTTATCTGGACAAGCATGAG CTGCTGATGCCCGCTGATGAGAAGCTGGAAGAATTTTGGATCGACTTCAACCTTGACAGCCACAGCATCTCCTTTTACTTCTCTTTGTCTGATGAAGAAGCACAG GAGGGCCAGTGGGAAACAATATGCATCAATGAGAATGAAGTCCAAAGCTACACTGTTACAG aGGAGGGCAAGAGGAAAGTAGTGCAGTTAAAGTTGTCAGACGTGGTGGTCGTGGGTGCAGTGGAAGGATCAAGTCTTACCATCCACTTCAGCTCCTCCCTGGACATCCTGCAGGCTGCTCATACCGTCTTTGGACACAGCAAAAACAAA GGCTTTGTGGGGAAGACAGGCACATCTGTAGTGAAGACTACAGTTAAAATTATAATGGAAGATAACAGCTCACAG GTTGTTCCAGAGAGTCAGATGTCCATTGGTGAAAGTGAGAAAATTACTGCCCCCTACCACTTACCTGCCCCGTCTGCCCCTTTACAG ATGATCACCCCAACCAGGATGAGGATGTCAGAGTCTACCACCTTCATCAGcagcagtggaggaggaagtgtgcATGGTGCCAGTTCTGTCTCTGCTGTTATGTCATCAA ACACTTCAGCTAAGCGTAAAGGGAAGCCATCTCTGGAGATGGTTCGTTCTTGTGATAGGCAAGGGGAATTTTACCTGGGAGAGCTAAGGACCACTGCTAAGAGCTGCAGTAGTGTCACAACACCTAACAGCACAACAGCAGGTGGCATGACAGAGCAG AGTGCTACATCTCTACAGAGCACGGCTCCCAAACTGTCCAATAAGAATAAGGTTGGCAAACACAACAAG AGCATACCAGTGGCAAAAGCAGTAGATGTGGTTTTAGCTGGACAGGGAGAAGAACAGTCTCTGG AGCCTAGTTTTTTGCCTGACACCCAGCCCAGAACTGGGAGGAACAT ATCTTTGAACTGGAACAAACTGTCAGTTTCTGAAATGCTAATGATGCCCACACAGAAAATGTATTCTGTGCCAAGACCTG AGAATCGATTCAGTTTGGCACAACAGCAGGAGCGCCTGTCCTCAGCACAGACATTGTCAGGTCCAGGCTCAAGCTCAGTCAGCCAAAAGCAACTCCATACCAAACTCACCCAGCGCCTGCAGCAGGTCCTCAGTGAGAGGAGCCGAGATCCTGCACAGCAGGAGCCACCTGTACCCCAGATAAAAATGTCTGATATCAGAGAGGACTCTAAAGGCAGAAGTTCTGCAGATCGGTGTGCTTCAATACTTTGTCCACCCGAAGAGCAGCAGGCCCAGAGAAATGGCGTGGCcaaagggaaaagaaaacacCAGATGTCACTGGAGGCAGATGCTACTCCAATCACAGCTCCAGCCAAGGCCTCCACAACCAAAGCTCTGAAGAAGAGAGTATCAGCAAATGTTAAGGTTGAAACTAATAGGGCCCTTTCAAGCAAAGAGAAG aaagatgcagaGGTTGCAGGCAGCATGGTGGAGCTCATCTCTAGCCGTTATAAGATTAATACCCAATCCACAGCAAAAGATACTGCAGAAGGTTTCCCTAAGAGCTGGATTCCTCCTCTTTTCAACAG GCCTATCTTCAATATGAGCTGGTTATCAACTGCTAAAGTAAGTGATCAT AAAGGAGAATCTGGAGACGTGAGCCTAATAAAATCCTACAGCCAAATCACAACAAACTCTTCAAGGCAGAG AAAAGATATTTTTGCATTCAACATTGATGAACCATTGAGTGTTAAG GGAAAGAACAAAGCCTTCACTAACACTTCTGCCATATCAAGCAG TGACATCCATGACTCCTCAGCACTCCTCAGCACAACCAAGAAAGGACAGCCTGTTGCAAAA GGAAAGAACAAAGCCTTCACTAACACTTCTGCCATATCAAGCAG TGACATCCATGACTCCTCAGCACTCCTCAGCACAACCGAGAAAGGACAGCCTGTTGCAAAA GGGAAGCGGTATGTGAAGAAGCATCTGTTTAGTGACACAGACTATGTCACGACAGATGTCAGCTGGCTGAGGGAATCGAGCAGGAAACCCAAACCCAAAGTTACCACATACTCCAGGCAGGCACCCGTCAAGCCTAAAGCTGTATCACCTCATACTTCAT ATGAATCCCCAGATTTACCCCCACCCTCTCAAAAACTTGTAAAGGGCAATGCCAAACCCAAAAAG AAGAAGCCTGGTGTGCAGGAGAGAGTGGAGCAGCCAAACAAGACAGTAAAGCCAGCAGTAGCACCCAGCAGACCACACGCAGCAGGCAGGAGGCCCCGGAGAAGTGCAGCCACCTTTAAGAACTACAGGGAGCCAGACACTGATGACAGCCAGTCGGAATCAGAGAAGCCTCCTGTTCCCAAGGCAAATGCATCCCCTATATCTTAT TACTTCCCTAATCATCTGGAGAATGCTGAGAAAACCCACGAGGCTGCTCAAGTGACAAAGAAAAAGGCTGCCAGAAAACAACCAACTAAAAGCTATAGGAAGCTAGATAGCAGCCAGTCAGAGTCTGAGTCTGTGTCAGAGCAGCCAACCACTTCCAAG AAATATTTTGTAGGCCAGCAGGGGAAGAATGAGAAGACCCGTTTAGAGGTTCCAGAggtaaagaagagaaaaaacacCTCCTCCGAGCAGTCCCCAGATACATACAGGAGACAAGACAgcaacaaccaatcagatctgAAAAAGCCACCTGGTCTCAAG CAGCAGAGACCTGAGAATGTTCTTCCAGAAACTTCCAGAAAgttaaataagaaaaatgtCGTCCCTGCCCAAGAACAGATGAATGGATTGAAGGATTCCTGGGCTGCCTGCCAgacctctttctgtctgtctcctcctttAATTGAGAGGATGAGAT CTGCTGAGAGGTCAGCCCAAACCTTTGGTTTGACCTGCTCCCCTCTCCTCACCCCACGGGGGTCCCCACTCCCTGCCTCCCTTGACCCACCCTGTGAGGACACCCCCTCGCCAATCCTGCTGCTACCCAAACCTCGCTCTACAGTCAACAGTAAAGGAAACTTCAGGGCCTGCTCTTTCTACAGTGCAGAAAAGAAGCGCAACTCAACCAAAACTCAATCTATCCAGTCTGTCCCCTCTCTCCCTTCACTGACCCCTATAGGTCAAACCCCTGCACACGGTGCCGTCACTGGACCTCGTACAACAGAG ATAAGTCCAATCCAGCAGCATCTACCCTCAACACCTCGATCTCCTTTGTCTCTGTCCGCTCGGCCCCTGTTGACATCCACACTCCTCGAGCTGGACAACCCGTCCAtgccctctcctcctcagtctccATTCCCAGAAGACACCGTCAACCATGGGAGCCATTATAGCTTTAGTAAAGTGTCTTCAGTATCCTGGCTTTCACTGAGCCAGTCATCCACTAAGTCATCATTACTCACTAGAAGAGTAAAGGACAGCCCTGCTGccctggctgtgtctcataaAACAGAG AAAACACCATCTTCAGACCGAAAGCCTGAACAGCTTCTTATCTCAG GACCCAGTCGCAAGCGCCACACCTCCTCGTCCAGTAGTTCAGAGGAAGATaagaaggaagagaggaagaaaagcaAGATGAGAGGGCAGCGTTCTCCTCGGATTAAACCAAGGAAGTTGTTCAAGTCCT TCGCTGAGGTGTCTGTTGAGGGTGAGGTGAGCCACGTGATGTCTTCTTCCCACACGATGAGCTCCAGTCACTGGGAGGCTGAAGTGGGGGATGGAGACATGGACATGGACGAGGATCTCGAGTTACCAGAAAATGCTGTAAACCCGAGTAACCTGTGCCAGCAATTCAGCTCTGAGTTGAAGAAGAAGTTCCAG AACCGTTTTAACATGGTGGAGATTTACAACAAGCATTCTTTGAAGACCGTCCAACAACATGTCTCCTCCCTCAGCACGCAAGTTACCAAATACAG GACTCAGAGGCTTGAACAGGTTCAGAAGGTCCTCTTGGAAGAGATCCACAAACTGGAGCAGGATGACACTGTGCTGAAAAGCATGGAGAAAGACCTGACG ATGTACTGGAAAAAGCAGACCGTGGCTTTCCATTCTTACCAGGAGCAGGCAACCACAAG AAATGAGGACCTGAAGAAAGCGCTTCAGAGCAATGTGTGTCACAGCTTGGCGTATGAGGAGAGAATGTTCACATCCCAG ATGGGCCTGATAAGAAAAGACATGAAGTCAGTTCAGGACAGACTCCTCAGCGAGATG CAAGAGGGCGAGATCCAGAGTGTGAAGAGAGGCCTGCATGCTTTGTTTTTCCCCTGA
- the sycp2 gene encoding synaptonemal complex protein 2 isoform X3 produces the protein MAPGQDTQLDKVIDEVLKSGDVQALDVFLQRDIYEEAPIKCSQQFLTKLDKLVRRSLDQKDFKSASLGLAILYKCGKQLKLPGGCQGLSGIIAQGLLKKMVHWFEKCRQLWIHCGPQWNETLFNLSEDFFDALMVVHEACKEGTYKITESFLYPVGQLAVDPRIYILIQKEAIRKFNLILDKIPVELKKERKILTSQEASDIMIKLAGRILKGGDYDLQTALMEALCRMATPDQRKELADRWFSMEHVASAFVKICDSEFETDCRKFLNLVNGMQGDRRRVYSYPCLEAYLDKHELLMPADEKLEEFWIDFNLDSHSISFYFSLSDEEAQEGQWETICINENEVQSYTVTEEGKRKVVQLKLSDVVVVGAVEGSSLTIHFSSSLDILQAAHTVFGHSKNKGFVGKTGTSVVKTTVKIIMEDNSSQVVPESQMSIGESEKITAPYHLPAPSAPLQMITPTRMRMSESTTFISSSGGGSVHGASSVSAVMSSNTSAKRKGKPSLEMVRSCDRQGEFYLGELRTTAKSCSSVTTPNSTTAGGMTEQSATSLQSTAPKLSNKNKVGKHNKSIPVAKAVDVVLAGQGEEQSLEPSFLPDTQPRTGRNISLNWNKLSVSEMLMMPTQKMYSVPRPENRFSLAQQQERLSSAQTLSGPGSSSVSQKQLHTKLTQRLQQVLSERSRDPAQQEPPVPQIKMSDIREDSKGRSSADRCASILCPPEEQQAQRNGVAKGKRKHQMSLEADATPITAPAKASTTKALKKRVSANVKVETNRALSSKEKKDAEVAGSMVELISSRYKINTQSTAKDTAEGFPKSWIPPLFNRPIFNMSWLSTAKVSDHKGESGDVSLIKSYSQITTNSSRQRKDIFAFNIDEPLSVKGKNKAFTNTSAISSSDIHDSSALLSTTKKGQPVAKGKRYVKKHLFSDTDYVTTDVSWLRESSRKPKPKVTTYSRQAPVKPKAVSPHTSYESPDLPPPSQKLVKGNAKPKKKKPGVQERVEQPNKTVKPAVAPSRPHAAGRRPRRSAATFKNYREPDTDDSQSESEKPPVPKANASPISYYFPNHLENAEKTHEAAQVTKKKAARKQPTKSYRKLDSSQSESESVSEQPTTSKKYFVGQQGKNEKTRLEVPEVKKRKNTSSEQSPDTYRRQDSNNQSDLKKPPGLKQQRPENVLPETSRKLNKKNVVPAQEQMNGLKDSWAACQTSFCLSPPLIERMRSAERSAQTFGLTCSPLLTPRGSPLPASLDPPCEDTPSPILLLPKPRSTVNSKGNFRACSFYSAEKKRNSTKTQSIQSVPSLPSLTPIGQTPAHGAVTGPRTTEISPIQQHLPSTPRSPLSLSARPLLTSTLLELDNPSMPSPPQSPFPEDTVNHGSHYSFSKVSSVSWLSLSQSSTKSSLLTRRVKDSPAALAVSHKTEKTPSSDRKPEQLLISGPSRKRHTSSSSSSEEDKKEERKKSKMRGQRSPRIKPRKLFKSFAEVSVEGEVSHVMSSSHTMSSSHWEAEVGDGDMDMDEDLELPENAVNPSNLCQQFSSELKKKFQNRFNMVEIYNKHSLKTVQQHVSSLSTQVTKYRTQRLEQVQKVLLEEIHKLEQDDTVLKSMEKDLTMYWKKQTVAFHSYQEQATTRNEDLKKALQSNVCHSLAYEERMFTSQMGLIRKDMKSVQDRLLSEMQEGEIQSVKRGLHALFFP, from the exons ATGGCACCGGGGCAGGACAC GCAGTTGGATAAAGTCATTGACGAGGTGTTAAAGAGTGGGGATGTCCAAGCACTGGATGTTTTCTTGCAAAGGGACATATATGAAGAGGCCCCCATAAAATGTTCCCAACAGTTTCTCACCAAATTGGATAAACTTGTCAGGAGG AGTTTGGATCAAAAAGATTTCAAGTCAGCCAGTTTGGGTCTCGCTATCCTCTACAAGTGTGGGAAACAACTGAAACTACCTGGTGGTTGTCAAGGACTGTCAGGAATAATAGCTCAAGGCCTGCTCAAAAAG ATGGTGCATTGGTTTGAGAAATGCAGGCAACTGTGGATCCATTGTGGCCCGCAGTGGAATGAGACCTTGTTCAACCTCTCTGAGGACTTCTTTGATGCCTTAATG GTGGTTCATGAAGCATGCAAAGAGG GAACATACAAAATCACAGAGTCTTTCCTGTATCCCGTTGGTCAATTGGCAGTAGATCCCAGAATCTACATCCTGATCCAAAAAGAG GCAATCCGTAAATTTAACTTAATTCTGGACAAGATCCCAGTGGAGCtcaagaaagagaggaagatcCTAACATCACAGGAGGCCTCAGATATCAT GATCAAGCTGGCTGGTCGTATTTTGAAGGGCGGTG ATTACGACTTGCAGACAGCCCTGATGGAGGCATTGTGCAGAATGGCCACTCCTGACCAGAGGAAGGAGCTGGCAGACCGCTGGTTCAGCATGGAGCATGTGGCCAGTGCCTTTGTCAAGATCTGTGATTCTGAGTTTGAGACG GATTGTCGGAAGTTTCTGAACTTGGTGAATGGGATGCAGGGAGACAGGAGAAG AGTGTATTCCTATCCTTGTTTGGAGGCTTATCTGGACAAGCATGAG CTGCTGATGCCCGCTGATGAGAAGCTGGAAGAATTTTGGATCGACTTCAACCTTGACAGCCACAGCATCTCCTTTTACTTCTCTTTGTCTGATGAAGAAGCACAG GAGGGCCAGTGGGAAACAATATGCATCAATGAGAATGAAGTCCAAAGCTACACTGTTACAG aGGAGGGCAAGAGGAAAGTAGTGCAGTTAAAGTTGTCAGACGTGGTGGTCGTGGGTGCAGTGGAAGGATCAAGTCTTACCATCCACTTCAGCTCCTCCCTGGACATCCTGCAGGCTGCTCATACCGTCTTTGGACACAGCAAAAACAAA GGCTTTGTGGGGAAGACAGGCACATCTGTAGTGAAGACTACAGTTAAAATTATAATGGAAGATAACAGCTCACAG GTTGTTCCAGAGAGTCAGATGTCCATTGGTGAAAGTGAGAAAATTACTGCCCCCTACCACTTACCTGCCCCGTCTGCCCCTTTACAG ATGATCACCCCAACCAGGATGAGGATGTCAGAGTCTACCACCTTCATCAGcagcagtggaggaggaagtgtgcATGGTGCCAGTTCTGTCTCTGCTGTTATGTCATCAA ACACTTCAGCTAAGCGTAAAGGGAAGCCATCTCTGGAGATGGTTCGTTCTTGTGATAGGCAAGGGGAATTTTACCTGGGAGAGCTAAGGACCACTGCTAAGAGCTGCAGTAGTGTCACAACACCTAACAGCACAACAGCAGGTGGCATGACAGAGCAG AGTGCTACATCTCTACAGAGCACGGCTCCCAAACTGTCCAATAAGAATAAGGTTGGCAAACACAACAAG AGCATACCAGTGGCAAAAGCAGTAGATGTGGTTTTAGCTGGACAGGGAGAAGAACAGTCTCTGG AGCCTAGTTTTTTGCCTGACACCCAGCCCAGAACTGGGAGGAACAT ATCTTTGAACTGGAACAAACTGTCAGTTTCTGAAATGCTAATGATGCCCACACAGAAAATGTATTCTGTGCCAAGACCTG AGAATCGATTCAGTTTGGCACAACAGCAGGAGCGCCTGTCCTCAGCACAGACATTGTCAGGTCCAGGCTCAAGCTCAGTCAGCCAAAAGCAACTCCATACCAAACTCACCCAGCGCCTGCAGCAGGTCCTCAGTGAGAGGAGCCGAGATCCTGCACAGCAGGAGCCACCTGTACCCCAGATAAAAATGTCTGATATCAGAGAGGACTCTAAAGGCAGAAGTTCTGCAGATCGGTGTGCTTCAATACTTTGTCCACCCGAAGAGCAGCAGGCCCAGAGAAATGGCGTGGCcaaagggaaaagaaaacacCAGATGTCACTGGAGGCAGATGCTACTCCAATCACAGCTCCAGCCAAGGCCTCCACAACCAAAGCTCTGAAGAAGAGAGTATCAGCAAATGTTAAGGTTGAAACTAATAGGGCCCTTTCAAGCAAAGAGAAG aaagatgcagaGGTTGCAGGCAGCATGGTGGAGCTCATCTCTAGCCGTTATAAGATTAATACCCAATCCACAGCAAAAGATACTGCAGAAGGTTTCCCTAAGAGCTGGATTCCTCCTCTTTTCAACAG GCCTATCTTCAATATGAGCTGGTTATCAACTGCTAAAGTAAGTGATCAT AAAGGAGAATCTGGAGACGTGAGCCTAATAAAATCCTACAGCCAAATCACAACAAACTCTTCAAGGCAGAG AAAAGATATTTTTGCATTCAACATTGATGAACCATTGAGTGTTAAG GGAAAGAACAAAGCCTTCACTAACACTTCTGCCATATCAAGCAG TGACATCCATGACTCCTCAGCACTCCTCAGCACAACCAAGAAAGGACAGCCTGTTGCAAAA GGGAAGCGGTATGTGAAGAAGCATCTGTTTAGTGACACAGACTATGTCACGACAGATGTCAGCTGGCTGAGGGAATCGAGCAGGAAACCCAAACCCAAAGTTACCACATACTCCAGGCAGGCACCCGTCAAGCCTAAAGCTGTATCACCTCATACTTCAT ATGAATCCCCAGATTTACCCCCACCCTCTCAAAAACTTGTAAAGGGCAATGCCAAACCCAAAAAG AAGAAGCCTGGTGTGCAGGAGAGAGTGGAGCAGCCAAACAAGACAGTAAAGCCAGCAGTAGCACCCAGCAGACCACACGCAGCAGGCAGGAGGCCCCGGAGAAGTGCAGCCACCTTTAAGAACTACAGGGAGCCAGACACTGATGACAGCCAGTCGGAATCAGAGAAGCCTCCTGTTCCCAAGGCAAATGCATCCCCTATATCTTAT TACTTCCCTAATCATCTGGAGAATGCTGAGAAAACCCACGAGGCTGCTCAAGTGACAAAGAAAAAGGCTGCCAGAAAACAACCAACTAAAAGCTATAGGAAGCTAGATAGCAGCCAGTCAGAGTCTGAGTCTGTGTCAGAGCAGCCAACCACTTCCAAG AAATATTTTGTAGGCCAGCAGGGGAAGAATGAGAAGACCCGTTTAGAGGTTCCAGAggtaaagaagagaaaaaacacCTCCTCCGAGCAGTCCCCAGATACATACAGGAGACAAGACAgcaacaaccaatcagatctgAAAAAGCCACCTGGTCTCAAG CAGCAGAGACCTGAGAATGTTCTTCCAGAAACTTCCAGAAAgttaaataagaaaaatgtCGTCCCTGCCCAAGAACAGATGAATGGATTGAAGGATTCCTGGGCTGCCTGCCAgacctctttctgtctgtctcctcctttAATTGAGAGGATGAGAT CTGCTGAGAGGTCAGCCCAAACCTTTGGTTTGACCTGCTCCCCTCTCCTCACCCCACGGGGGTCCCCACTCCCTGCCTCCCTTGACCCACCCTGTGAGGACACCCCCTCGCCAATCCTGCTGCTACCCAAACCTCGCTCTACAGTCAACAGTAAAGGAAACTTCAGGGCCTGCTCTTTCTACAGTGCAGAAAAGAAGCGCAACTCAACCAAAACTCAATCTATCCAGTCTGTCCCCTCTCTCCCTTCACTGACCCCTATAGGTCAAACCCCTGCACACGGTGCCGTCACTGGACCTCGTACAACAGAG ATAAGTCCAATCCAGCAGCATCTACCCTCAACACCTCGATCTCCTTTGTCTCTGTCCGCTCGGCCCCTGTTGACATCCACACTCCTCGAGCTGGACAACCCGTCCAtgccctctcctcctcagtctccATTCCCAGAAGACACCGTCAACCATGGGAGCCATTATAGCTTTAGTAAAGTGTCTTCAGTATCCTGGCTTTCACTGAGCCAGTCATCCACTAAGTCATCATTACTCACTAGAAGAGTAAAGGACAGCCCTGCTGccctggctgtgtctcataaAACAGAG AAAACACCATCTTCAGACCGAAAGCCTGAACAGCTTCTTATCTCAG GACCCAGTCGCAAGCGCCACACCTCCTCGTCCAGTAGTTCAGAGGAAGATaagaaggaagagaggaagaaaagcaAGATGAGAGGGCAGCGTTCTCCTCGGATTAAACCAAGGAAGTTGTTCAAGTCCT TCGCTGAGGTGTCTGTTGAGGGTGAGGTGAGCCACGTGATGTCTTCTTCCCACACGATGAGCTCCAGTCACTGGGAGGCTGAAGTGGGGGATGGAGACATGGACATGGACGAGGATCTCGAGTTACCAGAAAATGCTGTAAACCCGAGTAACCTGTGCCAGCAATTCAGCTCTGAGTTGAAGAAGAAGTTCCAG AACCGTTTTAACATGGTGGAGATTTACAACAAGCATTCTTTGAAGACCGTCCAACAACATGTCTCCTCCCTCAGCACGCAAGTTACCAAATACAG GACTCAGAGGCTTGAACAGGTTCAGAAGGTCCTCTTGGAAGAGATCCACAAACTGGAGCAGGATGACACTGTGCTGAAAAGCATGGAGAAAGACCTGACG ATGTACTGGAAAAAGCAGACCGTGGCTTTCCATTCTTACCAGGAGCAGGCAACCACAAG AAATGAGGACCTGAAGAAAGCGCTTCAGAGCAATGTGTGTCACAGCTTGGCGTATGAGGAGAGAATGTTCACATCCCAG ATGGGCCTGATAAGAAAAGACATGAAGTCAGTTCAGGACAGACTCCTCAGCGAGATG CAAGAGGGCGAGATCCAGAGTGTGAAGAGAGGCCTGCATGCTTTGTTTTTCCCCTGA